The following are encoded in a window of Gossypium raimondii isolate GPD5lz chromosome 13, ASM2569854v1, whole genome shotgun sequence genomic DNA:
- the LOC105783326 gene encoding apyrase 2 gives MIKRSMARHDSISDKIHKYRGVLLVISIPIVLITFFLYVMPGKSASDAAVLEEIELNSRRVGANSRGNRNYAVIFDAGSSGSRVHVYCFDQNLDLVPIGSDLELFEQLKPGLSYYAKDPQAAANSLTSLLDKAESVVPLDLRSKTPVRVGATAGLRALGGEASDKILQSVRELLKSRSTLKSEANGVKILDGSQEGSYEWVTINYLLGNLGRTYQDTVGIVDLGGGSVQMAYAISENAASRAPSVPAGQDNYVNEMYLKGSKYYLYVHSYLHYGLLAARAEIFKATEDSGNPCILEGFDGTYKYGGEEYKASAPSSGSSMEECRRVTLKALKVNDSCTHMKCTFGGIWNGGGGDGQKNLFVASFFFDRAAEAGFIKASDPVAKVQPHSFADAAKRACQTKYADAKAIYKDLGESNLAYICMDLVYQYTLLVDGFGLDPYQDVSLVKKVKYRNSFVEAAWPLGSAIEAVSAMK, from the exons ATGATCAAGCGTTCAATGGCGAGGCATGACTCCATCTCCGACAAGATCCATAAGTACCGAGGCGTTCTTCTGGTCATATCCATCCCTATCGTTCttataaccttttttttatacGTCATGCCGGGGAAATCGGCGTCTGATGCTGCCGTGCTGGAGGAGATCGAGTTAAATAGCAGGAGAGTAGGGGCGAATTCCAGAGGGAATAGGAATTATGCGGTGATTTTTGATGCGGGGAGTTCCGGGAGTCGAGTTCATGTTTATTGTTTTGATCAGAATTTGGATCTTGTTCCAATTGGCTCTGATTTAGAGCTTTTTGAAcag CTTAAACCAGGTTTGAGCTACTATGCAAAAGATCCACAGGCTGCTGCAAATTCATTAACTTCACTTCTTGACAAGGCAGAAAGTGTTGTTCCACTAGATTTACGATCAAAGACCCCTGTGAGAGTTGGG GCAACTGCTGGTCTGAGGGCATTAGGAGGCGAGGCATCTGATAAAATTTTGCAATCG gTTAGGGAACTTTTGAAAAGTAGAAGCACCCTTAAATCCGAGGCAAATGGGGTCAAAATTCTGGACGGCTCTCAAGAAGGTTCTTATGAGTGG GTGACAATAAATTACCTACTAGGGAATTTGGGAAGGACATATCAAGACACAGTTGGCATAGTTGATCTTGGTGGTGGATCTGTTCAAATGGCGTATGCCATCTCCGAGAATGCTGCTTCAAGGGCTCCAAGTGTACCAGCTGGACAGGACAATTATGTAAATGAAATGTATCTCAAGGGATCAAAATATTACCTCTATGTACACAG TTATTTGCATTATGGCTTACTGGCAGCTCGAGCAGAAATTTTTAAGGCCACTGAAGATTCTGGCAACCCTTGCATCTTGGAGGGTTTTGATG GTACTTATAAATATGGAGGAGAAGAATATAAAGCATCAGCGCCGTCATCTGGTTCAAGCATGGAAGAATGCAGGAGGGTGACTCTCAAGGCTCTTAAAGTAAATGATTCATGCACGCATATGAAGTGCACATTTGGTGGCATATGGAACGGCGGAGGTGGAGATGGACAGAAGAATCTGTTTGttgcttcatttttctttgacaGGGCTGCCGAG GCTGGTTTTATTAAAGCCAGTGATCCTGTTGCAAAAGTTCAGCCCCATTCGTTTGCAGATGCTGCTAAACGTGCTTGTCAAACCAAGTATGCAGATGCTAAAGCAATATATAAAGATTTGGGCGAGAGTAACCTGGCATATATATGCATGGATCTGGTTTACCAGTACACGTTGCTCGTCGATGGATTCG GCCTTGATCCGTACCAAGATGTTTCGTTGGTGAAGAAAGTGAAATACCGAAATTCCTTTGTTGAAGCTGCTTGGCCGCTAGGCAGTGCCATCGAAGCTGTGTCAGCAATGAAGTAA
- the LOC105783659 gene encoding bidirectional sugar transporter NEC1 isoform X2, producing MVFLSPVKTFYTIYKKRTAEGYQSIPYMVALSSSMMLLYYGMLKTNANLIVGISCFGCAIEIIYLILYIVYAPKRDKVFTVKWIILFNLGGYCLIMVATNLFRERSKRVTVMGWVCAVNSVAVSASPLGIMRRVIRTKSVEYMPFLLSFFLTLCSTMWFFYGLFLQDLYVAFPNVLGFLLGTAQMVIYVIYKNANKGVEKTEKMQKGDMEGSVGDINPCFPDHEQEIKEITIVIAEKPVESDEMKA from the exons ATGGTGTTCTTGTCACCAGT GAAAACCTTTTATACAATATACAAGAAAAGAACTGCTGAAGGGTACCAATCAATCCCTTACATGGTTGCACTTTCCAGTTCAATGATGTTATTGTACTACGGTATGCTTAAGACCAACGCCAATCTGATCGTCGGCATCAGTTGCTTCGGATGTGCCATCGAAATTATCTATCTTATATTATACATTGTATACGCACCTAAGAGGGATAAG GTTTTTACAGTGAAATGGATAATCTTATTCAACCTAGGAGGGTATTGTTTGATAATGGTGGCCACCAATTTGTTTAGAGAAAGGTCTAAACGTGTGACAGTGATGGGATGGGTTTGTGCTGTTAACAGTGTTGCAGTCTCTGCTTCTCCTTTAGGCATAATG AGACGTGTGATAAGGACAAAAAGTGTGGAATACATGCCATTTCTTCTCTCCTTTTTTCTTACATTATGTTCCACAATGTGGTTCTTCTATGGACTTTTCTTACAAGATTTATACGTGGCT TTTCCAAATGTGTTGGGATTTCTGCTTGGAACAGCTCAAATGGTCATCTATGTGATATACAAGAATGCAAACAAGGGTGttgaaaaaacagaaaagatGCAAAAAGGAGATATGGAGGGCTCAGTGGGGGATATAAATCCATGTTTCCCAGATCATGAACAAGAAATCAAAGAGATTACAATCGTTATTGCTGAGAAACCAGTTGAATCCGACGAAATGAAAgcttga
- the LOC105783657 gene encoding syntaxin-related protein KNOLLE has protein sequence MNDLMTKSFMSYVDLKKEAMKDLEAGPDYDLEMSSNASTMDQNLGLFLEEAEKIKQEMAVIRELLGKLQESNEESKSLHKQESLKALRNKINNDIVTVQKKARTIKAQLEEMDRANATNKRLSGCKEGTLDYRTRIAVTNGLRNKLKELMMDFQGLRQKMMTEYKETVGRRYFTVTGENPDEEIIEKIISDGNGGEGFLTRAIQEHGRGKVLETVVEIQDRHDAAKEIEKSLLELHQVFLDMAVMVEAQGEQMDDIEHHVMNASHYVKDGSKELNTAKQYQRSSRKCMCIGIILLLLIVLVIVIPIATSFSSS, from the coding sequence ATGAATGATCTGATGACCAAATCGTTTATGAGCTATGTAGACCTCAAGAAAGAGGCAATGAAAGATCTTGAAGCTGGACCTGACTATGATCTCGAAATGTCTTCCAACGCAAGCACCATGGACCAAAACCTTGGTCTATTCCTTGAAGAAGCTGAGAAAATTAAGCAAGAAATGGCAGTAATCCGTGAACTGTTAGGCAAGCTCCAAGAATCAAATGAAGAGAGCAAATCACTTCACAAACAGGAGTCTTTAAAGGCCTTGCGGAACAAAATCAACAATGACATTGTCACCGTGCAAAAGAAGGCAAGGACTATCAAGGCACAGCTCGAAGAAATGGACCGTGCCAATGCAACTAACAAGCGCCTCTCAGGGTGCAAAGAAGGCACGTTAGATTACAGGACTAGGATTGCAGTAACCAATGGGTTGCGCAATAAGTTGAAGGAGCTGATGATGGATTTCCAAGGTTTGAGGCAGAAGATGATGACCGAGTATAAGGAAACAGTAGGGAGAAGGTATTTTACAGTGACTGGCGAAAACCCCGATGAGGAAATCATCGAGAAGATAATATCAGATGGGAATGGAGGGGAGGGGTTCTTAACAAGGGCGATACAAGAACATGGTCGAGGGAAAGTGCTGGAGACGGTGGTTGAGATTCAAGACAGGCATGATGCAGCGAAAGAGATCGAGAAAAGTTTGCTGGAACTGCACCAGGTGTTTTTGGATATGGCGGTGATGGTGGAGGCACAAGGTGAACAAATGGATGATATTGAGCATCATGTGATGAATGCAAGCCATTATGTGAAAGATGGTTCCAAAGAGCTCAACACTGCAAAACAGTATCAAAGGAGCAGCAGGAAGTGTATGTGTATTGGGATTATTCTTTTGTTGCTCATTGTTCTAGTGATTGTCATCCCAATTGCTACTAGCTTTTCCAGTTCTTGA
- the LOC105783662 gene encoding aquaporin SIP1-1, with protein MKGPIKIAIADMLISFLWVFCSSAFGLLTYFITTAAGVQTVPWASIVIITVVFFVFLSIFNIIGGFLGGASFDPAATTAFYAAGSGADTLISMALRFPAQAFGAVGGALAIMEAIPEQYKHMIEGPSVKVDTHTGAFAEGVLTFAITFIVLLIMLRGPQSEIFKTWFLSIVIVTLVTFGSAYTGPSMNPAFAFGWAYVHNQHDTWDHFYIYWICPFIGATLAGWVFRQFFSLPPVKVKKT; from the exons ATGAAGGGTCCAATAAAGATTGCAATCGCTGACATGTTGATCTCTTTCTTGTGGGTATTTTGTTCATCTGCGTTTGGTctattaacttattttataacCACCGCCGCTGGTGTTCAAACCGTACCTTGGGCTTCTATTGTTATCATCACCGTCGTCTTTTTCGTTTTCCTTTCCATCTTTAATATTATTGGTGGATTTCTTGGTGGTGCTAGTTTTGATCCTGCTGCTACAACTGCCTTCTACGCCGCCGGTTCCGGCGCCGATACCCTTATCTCCATGGCCCTCCGCTTCCCAGCTCAg GCTTTTGGTGCCGTGGGTGGTGCCCTGGCAATCATGGAGGCAATCCCGGAACAATACAAGCACATGATAGAGGGACCATCTGTGAAAGTAGATACGCACACTGGAGCCTTTGCAGAGGGGGTCTTGACTTTTGCAATCACCTTTATTGTTCTTTTAATCATGCTTAGAGGCCCGCAGAGTGAAATCTTCAAGACGTGGTTTCTTTCTATTGTGATCGTAACATTAGTAACGTTTGGCTCTGCTTACACTGGACCTTCCATGAATCCTGCATTT GCCTTCGGTTGGGCATATGTACACAACCAGCATGACACATGGGATCACTTTTACATTTATTGGATCTGTCCATTCATCGGAGCTACATTAGCTGGGTGGGTTTTCCGGCAATTCTTCTCCCTACCACCGgtgaaggtgaagaaaacataa
- the LOC105783659 gene encoding bidirectional sugar transporter SWEET9 isoform X1 has protein sequence MGFFGPHHQLAFIFGVLGSIVSFMVFLSPVKTFYTIYKKRTAEGYQSIPYMVALSSSMMLLYYGMLKTNANLIVGISCFGCAIEIIYLILYIVYAPKRDKVFTVKWIILFNLGGYCLIMVATNLFRERSKRVTVMGWVCAVNSVAVSASPLGIMRRVIRTKSVEYMPFLLSFFLTLCSTMWFFYGLFLQDLYVAFPNVLGFLLGTAQMVIYVIYKNANKGVEKTEKMQKGDMEGSVGDINPCFPDHEQEIKEITIVIAEKPVESDEMKA, from the exons atggGATTCTTTGGACCTCATCATCAGCTTGCTTTCATATTTGGGGTCttgg gTAGCATTGTTTCATTCATGGTGTTCTTGTCACCAGT GAAAACCTTTTATACAATATACAAGAAAAGAACTGCTGAAGGGTACCAATCAATCCCTTACATGGTTGCACTTTCCAGTTCAATGATGTTATTGTACTACGGTATGCTTAAGACCAACGCCAATCTGATCGTCGGCATCAGTTGCTTCGGATGTGCCATCGAAATTATCTATCTTATATTATACATTGTATACGCACCTAAGAGGGATAAG GTTTTTACAGTGAAATGGATAATCTTATTCAACCTAGGAGGGTATTGTTTGATAATGGTGGCCACCAATTTGTTTAGAGAAAGGTCTAAACGTGTGACAGTGATGGGATGGGTTTGTGCTGTTAACAGTGTTGCAGTCTCTGCTTCTCCTTTAGGCATAATG AGACGTGTGATAAGGACAAAAAGTGTGGAATACATGCCATTTCTTCTCTCCTTTTTTCTTACATTATGTTCCACAATGTGGTTCTTCTATGGACTTTTCTTACAAGATTTATACGTGGCT TTTCCAAATGTGTTGGGATTTCTGCTTGGAACAGCTCAAATGGTCATCTATGTGATATACAAGAATGCAAACAAGGGTGttgaaaaaacagaaaagatGCAAAAAGGAGATATGGAGGGCTCAGTGGGGGATATAAATCCATGTTTCCCAGATCATGAACAAGAAATCAAAGAGATTACAATCGTTATTGCTGAGAAACCAGTTGAATCCGACGAAATGAAAgcttga